A region of Larus michahellis chromosome 15, bLarMic1.1, whole genome shotgun sequence DNA encodes the following proteins:
- the LOC141751609 gene encoding adenylate cyclase type 10-like, whose product MSLPVFGDESWQHFCIFGPCLAEVRDAKEVAGAGEVVLSATCWELCEQHRLRIKHLAGTRAVQVTGVDPMPWSECQDALRKLVQDPVRHHSKREGAMRPTLLLPSDLNAKDVLRKYIPVAALGKLDAGLPMDLLSELRPVTCIFVQLQLAAGTSSVHLSTVLKEASRVMLEILSPHKGHINKVLLCDKGCTFLCVLGLPGNKLPCESLHALQSALEIFNSCSTMLEERETMSVAVTRGTMFCGVTGHPLRHEYTVFGQKVNLAARMMVHYPGLVSCDAVTYAASRLPASYFKELPEREMKGLRQPGPVYQYVGVTEESIFGVGLTKKRSEYVPLLGRKQETDLFVSCLNAYRDSGQRNILAVEGTMGCGKSHLLAELASLGQDAGHRVVALELLEIDTRQPFSAIHMLMARALGLQDCESRGDRQRVLKTKLQGTIEESSYCLLNDIFGVKFPISDNVREMDETQRRLELHSTRVKVLEKTLTGDFGIFVIDNAHFIDPDSWFIMSPVLQKVSLFMVMSLAPGYEITESFRKAAADNATSQKITYLHLDKLKASVVMQKVCKDLGVVSIPRDLVRFLIRTSSGIPYYCEELLRCLRANDMLQFCTRRQSGKAKDNWESLITSAAEASSLAATWSSEARNDGRVCLLRPGVTLENTALPIPLKEIALTQMDRMQLLTRMVVKFAAIIGPVFTTQLLLHILPTGLRTHMNSSLDELVSDNILRWLKNTEVPEDVQDPTEGPATSSQVESSVQRPSPSTRTEEQQPGVLAFCVPLLQKAAYELWPERQRVALRGKCAAFLE is encoded by the exons atgagcctcccggttttcggagatgagagctggcaacacttctgcatttttggcccgtgcctggctgaagttcgtgacgccaaagaggttgcgggtgcaggtgaagttgtcctctcggccacctgctgggagctctgtgagcagcaccggctgaggatcaagcatctcgcaggcacaagagctgtgcag gtgacgggcgtggatccgatgccttggtccgaatgccaagacgccttacgcaagctcgtacaagacccagtgagacaccactcaaaaagggaag gtgccatgaggcctactcttctcttgcccagtgacctgaacgccaaggatgtgcttaggaagtacataccagtcgctgctctcgggaag ctcgatgcaggactgcccatggatctcctctctgagctacggccagtcacctgcatctttgtccagctgcagcttgctgcaggtaccagctcggtgcatctcagcaccgtcctcaaggaggccagcagggtgatgctagaaatcctctctcctcacaagggccacatcaacaaagtcctcctgtgtgataaa ggctgcacgttcctctgcgtgctgggactccctggaaacaagctgccctgcgagagccttcacgccctgcagagtgctctggagatcttcaactcgtgctccaccatgctcgaggaaagaga gacaatgtctgtggcagttaccagagggacgatgttctgcggagtcactggccacccgctgagacacgaatacacag tctttggccagaaggtgaacttggctgcccggatgatggtgcactaccctgggctggtgtcctgtgatgcagtgacctacgccgcctcccggctgcccgcttcctacttcaaggagctgccggagagagagatgaaaggcctcaggcagcctggccctgtctatcaatacgtgggggtcaccgaggagag catctttggcgtgggtcttaccaagaagaggtcggagtacgtccccttgctgg gtcggaagcaggagactgacctctttgtcagctgcttgaacgcctatagggattcaggccaaaggaacatcctggcggttgagggcacgatgggctgtggaaagagccacttacttgctgaactggcctctctaggccaggatgctggccacag ggtggttgccctggaactgctggagatcgacacgaggcagcccttctctgccatccacatgctgatggccagggccctgggcctccaggactgtgaatcgcgcggcgacaggcagcgcgtgctgaagacaaagctgcaagggacaatcgaagagagcagctactgcctcctcaatgacattttcggtgtcaag ttccccatttcggacaatgttcgcgagatggatgaaactcaaagaagactggaattgcactcgactcgggtgaaagtgctggagaag acccttacaggagattttggcatatttgtcatcgacaatgcccatttcatcgaccctgactcctggttcatcatgtcacccgtgctccagaaggtctccctcttcatggtcatgagcttagccccaggctacgagataaccgagagctttcgcaaagccgcagcagacaacgccacgtcccagaaaatcacttatcttcatctggacaagctgaaagcttcagttgtgatgcagaaagtctgcaaggacctcggagtggtcagcatccccagggatctggtgag gttcctgatccgaaccagctcagggatcccatattactgcgaggagctgctgcgctgccttcgtgccaacgacatgctccagttctgcacccggaggcagtctggaaaagcaaaggacaactgggagagcctgatca catctgcagccgaggcttcatccctcgcggcaacctggagctccgaggcgcggaatgacgggagggtctgcctcctcaggccaggtgtgaccctggagaacaccgcgctgcccatccccttgaaag agattgcGCTGACTCAGATGGATCGGATGCAGCTGCTGACGCGGAtggttgtgaagtttgcagccatcatcgggccggtgtttaccacccagctcctgttgcacatccttcccactggcctcaggacccatatgaattcctcgttggacgagctggtgagcgacaacatcctgaggtggctgaaaaacacagaggtgccagaagatgtgcaagatcctaccgaggggccagccacctcttcgcaggtggagagca gtgtgcagaggccctctcccagcacgaggaccgaggagcagcagcctggcgtcttggccttctgcgtcccgctgctgcagaaggctgcgtacGAGCTGTGGCCCGAGAGGCAGCGAGTCGCCTTGCGAGGCAAGTGTGCCGCCTTCCTGGAGTAG
- the LOC141751675 gene encoding adenylate cyclase type 10-like: MGDADRAFYYLLECAAAYLHVSNSYMALMKLNEAEVLRKMKATAIACFEEATFFSLKGEVCWCMQRLQLAEKMMREALSLLRRNFPETFLGAFVKAQVEKLPCVAYVRRAACLLQKGRRMKRLAWLLQQSCCLSLLERLFSLEGTSSGRRFSRLAARMKANTDRALDSCWTAELPPRTDLGHRQMPAQTQTQVQMPL; the protein is encoded by the exons atgggcgatgccgaccgagccttttactaccttctggagtgtgctgctgcctacctgcacgtctccaacagctacatg gccctcatgaagctgaacgaagcggaggtcctgaggaagatgaaagccactgcgatagcctgctttgaagaggccaccttcttcagcctcaaaggggag gtttgctggtgtatgcaacgccttcagctggcagagaaaatgatgagggaggctttgagcttgctcagaaggaacttccccgagaccttccttggcgcctttgtcaaggctcaggtggaaaagttgccttgtgtcgcttacgtgagaagagcagcctgccttctgcagaagggccg caggatgaagaggctggcctggctgctgcagcagagctgctgcctttccttactggagcgcctcttcagcctggagggcacttccagcggacggaggttctcccgcctggcagcgcgcatgaaggccaacacggacagggcgttggactcctgttggacagcagaactcccgccacgcacagacttaggacacagacagatgccagcacagacgcagacacag gtgcagatgccgttgtag
- the LOC141751772 gene encoding adenylate cyclase type 10-like — MGCGKSHLLAELASLGQDAGHRVVALELLEIDTRQPFSAIHMLMARALGLQDCESRGDRQRVLKTKLQGTIEESSYCLLNDIFGVKFPISDNVREMDETQRQLELHSTRVKVLEKTLTGDFGIFVIDNAHFIDPDSWFIMSPVLQKVSLFMVMSLAPGYEITESFRKAAADNATSQKITYLHLDKLKASVVMQKVCKDLGVVSIPRDLVRFLIRTSSGIPYYCEELLRCLRANDMLQFCTRRQSGKAKDNWESLITSAAEASSLAATWSSEARNDGRVCLLRPGVTLENTALPIPLKEIALTQLDRMQPLTRMVVKFAAIIGPVFTTQLLLHILPTGLRTHMNSLLDELVGDNILRWLKNTEVPEDVQDPTEGPATSSQVESSVQRPSPSTRTEEQQPGVLAFCVPLLQKAAYELWPERQRVALHGKCAAFLEQHAHKCRSCGQGEFVAFHHFAVTSSQDGGSCRDPADGGDSCSWEALVLAGEELKQDRTHATGGTLCTVLHSPGPPGAQGCMLGIGWEEVCRGRAQELRTTTADFAQRVGTLARVLEAQWESESSSSPGAGEEVSNPLFSLQMPQSSRLSRRRKPGEQTRV; from the exons atgggctgtggaaagagccacttacttgctgaactggcctctctaggccaggatgctggccacag ggtggttgccctggaactgctggagatcgacacgaggcagcccttctctgccatccacatgctgatggccagggccctgggcctccaggactgtgaatcgcgcggcgacaggcagcgcgtgctgaagacaaagctgcaagggacaatcgaagagagcagctactgcctcctcaatgacattttcggtgtcaag ttccccatttcggacaatgttcgcgagatggatgaaactcaaagacaactggaattgcactcgactcgggtgaaagtgctggagaag acccttacaggagattttggcatatttgtcatcgacaatgcccatttcatcgaccctgactcctggttcatcatgtcacccgtgctccagaaggtctccctcttcatggtcatgagcttagccccaggctacgagataaccgagagctttcgcaaagccgcagcagacaacgccacgtcccagaaaatcacttatcttcatctggacaagctgaaagcttcagttgtgatgcagaaagtctgcaaggacctcggagtggtcagcatccccagggatctggtgag gttcctgatccgaaccagctcagggatcccatattactgcgaggagctgctgcgctgccttcgtgccaacgacatgctccagttctgcacccggaggcagtctggaaaagcaaaggacaactgggagagcctgatca catctgcagccgaggcttcatccctcgcagcaacctggagctccgaggcgcggaatgacgggagggtctgcctcctcaggccaggcgtgaccctggagaacaccgcgctgcccatccccttgaaag agattgcgctgactcagctggatcggatgcagccgctgacgcggatggttgtgaagtttgcagccatcatcgggccggtgtttaccacccagctcctgttgcacatccttcccactggcctcaggaCCCATATGAATTCCTTGTTGGACGAGCTGGTGGGCGACAACatcctgaggtggctgaaaaacacagaggtgccagaagatgtgcaagatcctaccgaggggccagccacctcttcgcaggtggagagca gtgtgcagaggccctctcccagcacgaggaccgaggagcagcagcctggcgtcttggccttctgcgtcccgctgctgcagaaggctgcgtacGAGCTGTGGCCCGAGAGGCAGCGAGTCGCCTTGCACGGCAAGTGTGCCGCCTTCCTGGAGCAGCACGCGCACaaatgcaggagctgcggccaaggggagtttgtcgccttccaccacttcgccgtcaccagcagccaggacggaggcagctgtcgggaccctgccgacggaggcgactcatgcagctgggaggccttggtgctggctggagaagagctgaagcaggataggacccacgccactgggggtacgctgtgcaccgtgctccacagcccgggccctccaggagcccaggggtgtatgctggggatcggctgggaggaggtctgccggggacgagcccaggagctgaggacaaccaccgcagactttgctcagcgtgtcggcaccctcgcaagggtccttgaagcccagtgggagagcgagagcagctcttcccctggggcaggcgaggaggtgtctaaccccctgttttctttgcagatgccgcagagcagcaggctttcacggaggcggaaaccgggtgagcagacaagggtttga
- the LOC141751773 gene encoding adenylate cyclase type 10-like — translation MDPMPWSECQDALRKLVQDPVRHRSKREGAMRPTLLLPSDLNAKDVLRKYIPVAALGKLDAGLPMDLLSELRPVTCIFVQLQLAAGTSSVHLSTVLKEASRVMLEILSPHKGHINKVLLCDKGCTFLCVLGLPGNKLPCESLHALQSALEIFNSCSTMLEERETMSVAVTRGTMFCGVTGHPLRHEYTGIGLEGLFASGAA, via the exons atggatccgatgccttggtccgaatgccaagacgccttacgcaagctcgtacaagacccagtgagacaccgctcaaaaagggaag gtgccatgaggcctactcttctcttgcccagtgacctgaacgccaaggatgtgcttaggaagtacataccagtcgctgctctcgggaag ctcgatgcaggactgcccatggatctcctctctgagctacggccagtcacctgcatctttgtccagctgcagcttgctgcaggtaccagctcggtgcatctcagcaccgtcctcaaggaggccagcagggtgatgctagaaatcctctctcctcacaagggccacatcaacaaagtcctcctgtgtgataaa ggctgcacgttcctctgcgtgctgggactccctggaaacaagctgccctgcgagagccttcacgccctgcagagtgctctggagatcttcaactcgtgctccaccatgctcgaggaaagaga gacaatgtctgtggcagttaccagagggacgatgttctgcggagtcactggccacccgctgagacacgaatacacaggtattggcctggaagg actgttcGCCAGCGGGGCAGCATga